CTGCACGGCCCGGCAGCACCCGCACCGCCTCCAGGATACCGCCGCCCATCGAGGTGGCCGACTGCGGCTGGAGACGGTCGAGCGCCTCGTAGAGAGCGGTCCTGTCGGTGCCGGGCGGCAGCAACACGGTGCCGTACTCGCTGAACGCCACGAGCCCAATCCTGGTCGAGCGGGGCACGATCTCCGCCAGCGCCCGGGCAGCCCTTCGTGCTGCCTCCAGGCGCGTCGGCTGTGCGTCGGTGGCGATCATGCTCTTGCTGGTGTCAACCGCGATCACAACCGCGGCGCGGTTGACCGGGATGGGCAACGCGGCCACTGGACGCGCCATTGTCACCGCCAGAAGCAGCAGCGCGATCAGGTAGCACGCGGTGGGGAGGGAGCGCTGCCAGCCCGGGGGGCGCACCACCAGTTGATCGAACAGACGTGCCTCAGCGAACTGCCCGGCGGCGCGTTGCTGCCGCCGGCCGAGGATCCGGTGCCCCCACCACAGAAGCGGGGCCAGGGCCAGCGCCCAGAGCATCAGCGGCCAGATGAACTCCACAGGCGCCTCCGCCGCCGCAGCACGAAATCCACAAGGGGATCCCCCAGCGTCGCGGCCGTGGACAACACGAGGTGGTCAACGCGGGCACGCCGAAACGCCGCGGTTACGCTTGCCCGGCGCGCGCTTACCAGCTCCTCGTGCGCAGAACGCACCCGCGCGTCGGACGTGTCAATCCAGCAATGCCGGCCGGTCTCGGGATCCCGCACCGGGATCAAGCCCACGTCGGGCAGGACCTCTTCCGCCGGATCGCGGATCCAGGCAGCGACCACGTCGTGCCGGCGTCCCAGCTCGCAAAGCGGCCTCTCCCAGCCATCAGGCGCGATGAAGTCCGAGATCACGAAGACAAGGTGCCGGCGGCGCAGCATTCCGGCCGCGGCATGGAGCGCGCCGGCAAGATCGGTCATCCCAGGTGGATCGGCCATCCCCGACACGGAGGGCCCGGCCTGCTGCAGGGAGTGCAGAATGCGCAGGGCATGGCGCCGGCCTGCACGGGGTGGGACCAGCGGCTGGCCGCGGCCCGGAAAGGCCACCGCACCGACCTTATCGCCGTGTCGCGCCACGATGTAGGCGGCGGTCCCGGCAAACTCGATCGCCAGATCGCGCTTGAGGCGGCGTCGGGTGCCGAACATCATCGAGGGAGAGAGATCCACGAGCAGCCAGGCGGTCAGTTCGCGCTCTTCGTGATACTGCCGGACGAAGATGCGATGCATCCGCGCGGTGACGTTCCAGTCTATGCGCCGGACCTCGTCGCCCGGCTGGTACTCCCTGACTTCGGCCAGATCCAGACTGGGCCCGTAGAAGATACCCCGGTAGTCGCCGAACAGGAAACCGTCCAGGCGACGCACGACGGTGAACTCCAGCCGCCGCAGCAACTGCTCAGGGGTCTCCAGCAACTCGACCGCCGGCACGGCCGGCTATTCCCCCCTGGAAAGCCCGCCCCCGGCTGCCGCGGTGCTCTGGGCCTCGTATGGATCCCCCAGTGCCAGGCGCGGTGCAGGTACGGCCGCGATCACCTGCTCCACCAGGGAGTCGGGTCCCACCCCGTCGGCCAGGGCCTCGTAGGAAAGGACCAGGCGGTGGCGCAGCACCTCAGGCGCTATGTCCCGTATGTCCTCCGGCATCACGTACTCCCGCCCCCGCAGCAGCGCCAGCGCGCGCGCGCCCAATACCATGTTGAGGGAGGCTCGCGGGCTGGCTCCGTAGGCGACGTAGCGGCGCAGTTGATCCAGCCCCACCTCGTCCGGGCGGCGGGTCGCGGTCGCGAGCGCCACGGAGTACTCGCGGATTCTCGCGTCGACGTAAACCGCGTCGGCGACCGCCTGCAGTTGGAGCAGTTCGGCGGCGCTGATTGCCGGACTCACTTCCGGGGGAGCGCCGCTCATCCGTTCGACGATCGTGATCTCCTCGTGTCGGCTGGGGTAGGTGATGACCACCTTGAACATGAACCGGTCTACCTGCGCCTCAGGCAGAGGGTAGGTTCCCTCGCTCTCGATCGGGTTCTGGGTGGCCATCACGAGAAACGGGTGCGGAAGGGGGAAGGTCTGCTTGCCGATCGTCACCTGCCCCTCCTGCATCGCCTCGAGCAGTGCTGACTGCACCTTAGCCGGGGCGCGGTTGATCTCGTCGGCCAGGACGAAGTTGGCGAAGACCGGACCCAGTTCCACGTCGAAGGCGCTGGTCTGCCGGTTGTAGATCCGGGTCCCCACCAGATCGGCCGGCACCAGGTCCGGCGTGAACTGGATCCGCTTGAACTCGCAGTCAATCGCCCGGGCGGCGCTCTTGATGGCCAGGGTCTTGGCCAGACCAGGAACGCCTTCGAGCAGGACGTGTCCCCGTGCGAGCAGCGCCACCAGCAGCCGCTCCAGCATCAGGTCCTGACCGACGATCACGCGCTTGACCTCGTAGAGCACCTTCCGCATCGTCGCGGAGGCCTGTTGGAACAGTTCCAGCGGCTTCGTCACCTGGCTCCTCCCTCTTGCTCGCGCACGCGCTACCGCCACGGTAGCACCGCCCCAAAAGGGGGTCAAGGCGAGTCGCGGCGAATCACACTGTGGTATGCGACGCTCGATTCTTCTTGCCGTGAAGCGAATCATCACCGGGATCTGCCTGCTCGCGGTGCTCTGCCTGTTCGCCGGGTTCTCCCTGCTTGCCCCTGCCCCGGCGCGCACGGCCGCCGCTCCTTCCGATGCGTGGCTGGTGGTCCCGGGACAGTCCATGGGCGCGCTGCGACTGGGCGTCCCGGCACGAACCCTCTATCAGACCGCAGGATGGGGACAGCCCGACCGCACGCACGCCGCAGGCTCCGTTTCGTACCTCTACTACGACCGCCAGCGCACCGCCGCCGGCGTGCGCGACGATCAGGTCGTGCTGATCCTCACCACGAGCGAGCGATACCGGACCGAGCGGGGAGTGGGCGTGGGCCAGCCCGCATCGGCCGCGGCGACGGCCTACGGCGCGCCATCGTCAGGAGGCGGCGACGAGCGGGTGCTCTGGTACGACGCCTTGGGGCTCGTGCTGGGAACGGGAAGCGGCACTGTCATCCGAATCGGGGTATTCGATCCAAAGGCCTTCGTGCGCGCGCTGCTGGCGGACGAGCGGCCTGCCCGAGACATCGTGCTCACCGCGCGGCCGCCCAAGTACGGCGCCGCGCCGGGTGCAGGTGCAAGTGGCAACGCCGGCGCGGGTGGCAGCGCCGGCGTGCAGGCGCGCTCGGCAATGGTGACCGTTACGCTCAAGAACTTCGGCCGGGGCGCGAAGGTCCTCAACCCCAACTTTTTCTCGCTCGCGGACCGCGATGGTGAAACCTATCGTTACGACCCGTCCTCGTTCCGGCAGGCAGATGCCTGCCGCTCAACGGTCTCGGTACGGCCCGGAGACACGGGGACTTGCTCGCTGGTCTTCGTGATTCCCGCAGGCCGCAGCGCCCGCACCATCGTCTTCAACGATGGCGCGAGCACCGACGAGTACTACTTCAACTAGTCTCTGCGACTTCCAGCCAGTTCGACTTCTGCGCTTTCAAGCCGGAGGCCAAGCGCGATGAAACGGTATCTCTCCAGTTTCCGCTCCAGGACTGCTCTTTCTATATCGAGCGGTTCGCGCCGGGAAGTGAAGAACCTATCCACTTCCTCTGCCAGGGCGATCGCCTGCTGAAAGCATGACTTGTGATGCTCTTCCGCTCCATGCACGTGACGCATCCCCTCATTCCACTGCGGCGTCGTAAGCGTGCCGGAGGCTGCGCAGTTGGTTAGGAACCTCATTATCAGGGCTTGTGCTTCCTTGATCGCCAAGCATTCGAGGTTCTTCTCATGCAGGCGCCGCGTCATGGGAGGCGGCGACATAGAAGAGAACCTGCGCCTCTCCCGCTGGGTCTTGTCTGCCAGTTCTGTCGCAGCAGCCGCCATTCCCGCGGCATCCTGGCGTCTCGCCGCCCCTTCCAGCTCTTTCACCAGCTTCTCCTGCCCAGCAAACCACTCTTCTCGCGGAATCGCCGCAAGGACGGATTGCCTGTATTCCTCGTTGAAGACTTGGATGCGCTGGTTGTACGCATTGACTTCCTGCCCAAGCCCCACCCGCAGATTCAGCGCCGCGGCGTCCTGAAGGTAAGGCCCCAGCGATCCAGTCAGGACCCCGGCGCTTTCCATCTTCGTCCGTCAACATCCAGGAGCATCTTTCCTGGTGGGTCTGAACCGTTGGACGCTTTTCAGAGAAGTCCACCGAAGTGTGCCAGTTCCCACCCCATTGGCTGTAGTTAGGCTGCAGAAGTCGCGATGGCTCGCGACCGCGCTGCTGGAGATCGAGCCCCGACTGCGGCGGCTGCGCGGGTATCGGGCGTTGCCACAGTTGCGCATCGCCCTCGAGACCGCTGTCATGCAGGGGAAGGAGGTGAGGGTAGCGTAATGAGCGCTGGGGGTTGCTCCCGGAAAATCAACTACCCTTGGGACACCCTCCGCGCAAGCGGGCGGCGCATTGGTGCTGTACCTACCAACTGTCGAACCCCGGCACTCTAGGGCCGCCAGAGCAGCTTGGGATCGAACAGGTCGCGGAGTCCGTCGCCAAGCAGGTTCAGCCCGAGGATGAACAGGATGATCGCGCCGCCCGGCGCAGCCAGCAGCCACGGGGCTGTCGCTAGGTAGGTGCGCGTCGTCGCCAGCATGTTCCCCCATTCGGGGGCCGGAGGTTGCACCCCCAGCCCCAGGAAACCCAGCGCGGTCACAGTCAGCATGGCGGTGCTGCCCATCAGTGTCGCGTAGACGATCACGCGGCCGGCGATGTTCGGCAGGATGTGCCGGCCGATCAGGCGCAAGGGTGTGGCGCCCAGTGCGCGGGCCGCCTCCACGTACTCCGCACCCGCGGTCGTCAGCACTAAGCTGCGGATCAACCGGGCCAGGGCCGGCGCGGTGGTCACGCCGACCGCAACGATGACGCTCTGCAGGCCGACGCCGAGCAAACTGACCAGCACTACCGCCAGCACCAGCGAGGGAAAGGTCAGCACAGCATCCGAGATGCCTATCAGCACCCGATCGGTCCTGCCGCCGGCAAATCCTGCCAGCAGCCCGACCGGCAGGGCAATCGCCAACGAGAGCAGCATTCCCAAGACCACGATCGACAGGTCGGCGCGGGCCGCAACGATCACGCGGCTGGCCAAATCTCTTCCCAGGTCGTCGGTCCCGAACCAGTGCGCCGCCGACGGCGGCCGCAGCGCGGTCAGCAGATCCAGCGCGTTCGGATCCTGCGGCGTGAGCCAGGGCGCGAAGAGCCCCACCAGCGCATACCCGGCCACCAGCACGAGACCCGCAGCGACGCTGGGCACCCGCACCAGCCGCATCGCACGCTTGCGGAGTGCAGAAAAGGGCGGCCGATGGAGCCGGGGGCCCCACGAATTCGCATCAGCAAATCCTTGGGGTGGCCTACGCGTAGCGGATGCGGGGATCGACGGCCGCATAGGAGAGGTCCACCAGCAGGTTGATGATCAGAAAGCCGGCCACGTAGAACAGCGTGATGCCCTGCACCAGGAAGTAGTCCCGCATCGATACCGCGCTGATCATCGCCTGCCCCAGTCCCTGGTAGGCGAAGAGCGTCTCCACCACGATCGAGCCACCCAGCAGATAGCCGGCCTGCAGCCCCACCATCGTGATGATGGGCACCAGTGCCGGCGGCAGCGCATGGCGGTAGAGCACCACACGGGCGGCCAATCCCTTGGCGCGCGCAGTGCGCACGAAGTCCTCGCCAAGGACCTCGATGACGTTGGCGCGGGTCGTACGGCTCACCAAGGCCACGAGGCGGGCAGCCACCGCGATCGTCGGCATCAGGAGGAAGGCCAGGCCGCCGGTGCCGGCCGCCGGCAGCCAGCGCAGCTTCACCGCGAGCACCTGCATTAGAATCATGCCGACGAGGAAGTTGGGAATCGACAGCGCTAGGATGGATGTTCCCATCACCACCTGCGCCAGCGCGCCGTGGGGCCGGACCGCGGCCGCCACGCCGGCCGGCACGGCCAGAGCCACCGTCAGCAGCAGGCTGGCGACCATGAGCGCAAGGGTCGGCCCCAGGCGACCGACCACGACCTTCGTCACCGGCTGCCGCAGGCTGAGCGAGGTGCCGAGATCGCCCCGGCTGAGGTCACGCAGAAAGACCAGGTACTGCAGCCATACCGGCCGGTCCAGGCCCAGGTCGCGGCGGATCGCCTCGACCTGGACCTGAGTCGCGGTTGGCCCGGCGACGATCACGGCCGGGTCGCCCGGTACGAGACGGAAGACGACGAAGATGAGCGTGATGACGCCCAGCGTCTGCGGAGCCAGTAGCAGCATGCGGCGCAAGGCAAACAGAGCCATCGGCGCGCACTCCCTAGTCCGTCTGGGCTATCCCTAACACCTTGCGGCATTCCCGGCCGGCCTACGGCTGGGCATTGCGCAGGACGGTGAAGATCACCGGCCAGACCTCAACGTTCTTGATCTCCTTCCGCTTGGCGACAATCACGTTCTCGGCGTAGAGCCACACCCAGGGCGCGTCGTTCCAGATGGTGCGGGCCGCCGACGCCAGGAATTGGCCACGCTTCGCCAGATCGACCGTCTGCTCCGCCTGGTTGAGCAACTTATCCACTCCGGGGTTGCTGTACCAAGTAAAGTTCCACTGTCTGGGGAGGGCGTCGCGGGTCGGATTACTCTCGTACAGCGCGCTAAGCTGATACCACCCGTCGGCGTTCGAAGGGTTAAACCCAAACAGCACCATGTCCCACGCGATCCGATCAGGTGGGACCCGAAGGAAGTCCCAGAAGGCAGCCGGCTCCACCCGGTTGATCGTCGCCCGCACACCGATCACGCGCAGGAAGTGCTGGAACGCCTGCGTCACCTCGATGTCTTTGGGTAGCATACCGATCGGCGTCAGGACCGAAATCTCAAACGCCTTCCCATCCTTGCGTACCACGCCGTCAGGTCCCGGGCGCCACCCGGCCTCAGCCAGCAAGGCCTTGGCTCGGTCCACGTCGTACGGCCATGCGCTGATCGGCGCGTAGCCGAAGGTAAACGGAGACAGCGGCGAGTCGATGGGTGTGGCGTAGTCCTTGAAGATGGCTTTGATGACCGGGCCGCGGTTGACGGAATAGTTGAAGGCGTGCCGCACGCGAACATCCTGGAAGAACGGCCGGTTCAAATTGAAGGCGAAGCCGAACGTCCGCAGGGCCGGCTGCGCAATCACCTCGACGTTGGGATTCCTCTGCAGCTCCGCCACGTTCTCCGGTGGCACAGCGTTGATGATATCGGCCCTCCCGCCCACCAGCAGCGCAATGCGAGTGGTGGGATCGGGTATGTGCCGCATGATGATTTGGCTGAAACCGGGTCGGCCGCCCCAGTAGTGGTCGTTGCGCCGGAGCACCAGCTCCGTACCCACATCCAGCCGCTCGAACGCGTAGGGGCCGGTCCCCACCGGCGCCCGTCCGAAGCCATCACCGAGCCGGCGAACAGCTGTCGGGCTCACAATCCCGCCGGAACCGTGCGCCAACGTATTTAGCAGCGCGCCATATGGCTTCCGGGTTGAAATCTCAACGGTGAAGTCGTCCACCTTGCGGACACTGGAGATCGGATCCCACAGGACTCGGTTCGACCGGTTGGTCCCGGGATCGATCTGCCGTTGGATGTGGAAGACCACCGCGTCGGCGTTGAACGGTGTGCCGTCGTGGAAGGTGACCCCTCGACGCAGGCGGAAGGTCCAAGTCAGATCGTCGCGCGATACCGACCACTCGGTGGCCAGCTGAGGGACGATTTGCATCTTGTTGTTGAAGCCCGCTAGGTTGTCGTAGACGAGGAACATCGGTTCGTACCCGGCGGGATAGACGGTACCGACGGCCGCGCTCGCCGTGTCCATGGAGGTCACCGGAACGTTCTGCGCGTAGACCAGCGGACGGTCAACCTGGGCGCCGGCCGAGACCGATCCCAGCAACACCGCCGCGATGGCGAACCTGAATGCCGCACGAAGCTTCATACCAATCCCCCCTTGACCTCCGATTCTTCCCTACGCGACGCTCTCTCCCTGATGTGCTCCACAAGTGCCTGGCTCTGCGCGAACAGTGCGGGCTGGCCGCCCGTGTGGATGAAGACGACCGTGGCGCCCTGAGGGACCAAGCCGCGGTGGATGTGGTCGATCATGCCTGCAGCGGCCTTGCCCGTGTAGACCGGATCGAGCACGAGGCCTTCCCGCCTTGCGAAGGCTAGGATGGCGTCCAGGCCTTCGGGCGTAGGAACGCCGTACCGCGGGCCGATGTAGTCCCGCGAGGCTTCGACCTCACCTGGTGAGACGGCAATCGGCAGCCCGAGGAGAGCCGCGGCGTCCGTCGCGATTCGGGCCGTGCTCTCCCAGGGATCTTCATTGCTGGTGGATGCGATACCGACAACCCGAACCGGGAGGCCCAGTGCCTTCTTCGCCAGCATCAGCCCGGCGAGTCCCTTCCCCCCCGAAGAGACATAGATGTGCTCGGGGCGGCGGCCATGCGGTTCGAGGAGCTCCTGGATCTCCAGGAAGTTCTCGACTGTCGCCAGCGCGGCTGCCCGGGCAAACATCTTCCCGTGGTTGAGGCTGAACGGGCGGCGGCCCCTGGCGCGCAGTTCATCCACCAGGTCCTGAACCGCGCGATCCAAGTCGTGATAGGTGGGAAGGTCGAGGATCCGCACCTCGGCTCCGAGAACAAGGTCGCACAGCAGGTTGCCCTGGACATCGACGTCGGCCCTGCCCCGCAGCACTAGCACCATGGGCAGCCCGAGCATGTTGGCCGCTGCGGTCGTCTGCCGCGCCGAGTTTGAGGTGGCCTCAACCCCGAAGACGAGGATGTCGGCGCCTGACGCGATCGCCTCGGCCATGCGCCACTCGAGATTGCGCATCTTGTTCCCGCCGAACGCAGGGCCGGTCAGGTCGTCCCGCTTGACCCACAGGTCGACACCGAGGTCACGCGAGAGGTTGGGACAGTGCTGAATTGGCGTGGGGAGTAAAGCCAGGCGCACGCGCGGGACCGCTGCGATGCGGCGTCTGAGATCGGCCATCTCCTGCACCATCGTGGCCACGGTCTCTACCCTCCTAGATCGCCAGCCAAGGGTAGCGCGGCTCCTTGTACAAACGGCCGAAGTCGATGCCACTCTGCACCATGAACCCCAGCAGTTCAACGAAGTCGCCGTGCACTCTGGCCGGGACTGCATCGGTGCCGGGGTCAAGAAGCCCCGGGCCGTCGTTGTTGGCCTCCGCCGCTGCGCAGAGGTCGTGTATGCGATAGTCTACGTCCCGCGAATGGAGCACCTCTCGGCGGTCCAGCAGAAGCCCCAGAGCAGCGGCGATGCCATACGCGCCCCAATTGGAGATCGCCGAGATTATGAGATGGTCAGGGAGGAACGCCGGCACGACGGAGCCGCCACAAGGACACTTGCACTCCGCCGCGTAAGGAACCATGGATACCACTGCATTCCGGATGAGCCCGCAACCTAGCTCGTTTCCACCATCGCCAATACCAAGAGTGTAGATACCTGAGGCTCTGCCACGTTCAAACAGCACGTCAACCTTCGCACAATGCTCGGTCAGTCGGAATCCTTTGGCACCGTGGTAGTGCCCGTGCTCGTTGGCTCCGGGACGCTCAATTGCGATCAGCGCCTTGGGCCGCGCTTGGTCCAGCAATCGGTCGGCGGTGTGAATGGCCTCGGCGGGGTCGGTTGGAAATGCCAAGACCGCAGCGGTCGTCGGTAGCCGCAGGGCATCGTCGAGATCGCGTGCATACAGCCCGGCACCCCGGATCGCAGCGCGGCACATCCCTAAGTGAATCTCCTCCGTGACGATGACTGGCCTGGCCGCCAGGCCCAAGACCAGGGCGCGGGCCAGCGCGCCGGCACCGACCGGCCCGTCCTGCTCACCCGAGAACCAGGGATAGGTGGGCAGGCCTGTTGCAATCACGACAACGTCGCCTGGTCCCACCCGGTCCTGCAGGCGCTGGGCGGCGGTCAGGCACAGCGGGCCGTCTTGGACAGCCCTGGCGGCGAGGTAGAGGTCGCGCACCACGCCACGCCCTGTGATCTCGATCGAACAGAGGCTGTCAATTGCCTCACCCATCTTGTGTAGTTTCTCATCACTTCCCGCCACGGCTCGCCTCCCTTGCCGCCGTCCTTCGATCCAGCGGTGTCTCAGGTTCCACCACGAAGGCAAATGAATACCGGTCAGGTCGAAACCAGGCACGCACGAACTGCGCAGGCTGCCCGCCTGCCTGGACAGCGAACTCGGCGACTAGCAGGGGAGCGCCCGGCCGCAGATCAAGTAGTCGCGCCTCCTCGCGGCCTGCCGCGCGGGCGCCGATCCGCACCCGCGCCCGATCTACCTCAAGCTGCTGTTCCCGTGCGAGTCTAACGAGAATGCCTGGGACCACATAGTCGCGGGGTCGCAGCCGCGATGCCCAAGATCGAAGGATGTAGCGGTTCTCGATCCACAGCGGCCGCCCACTGGCGGTCCCTCGCCGATGGAGCCACAGCACGTCAGAACCGGCGGGAAGACACAGTGCTTCCGCGACGTCCGCTGGCGGCTTTAGCCAGTCGTGCCGCAGCACCCGCACCTCAGGCACGAATCCACTGCGTCGGATGTCATCCTCAAATCCCATCAGATCGACCGGGTCGCGCTCGATCCTGAACTCGTGCGACCGCAACGAGTTCACGAATGTCCCGCGGCCGGAGACGCGGTATATTAGACCCTCCTGCACCAAGCGTTCCATAGCCCGCCGGACCGTGATCCGACTAACATCAAAGCGGCGGACGAGGTCCCCCTCGGTCGGCAGCCGTACCCCCGCAGCATACCGGCCCGCAGCCACCTCGTCGCGGAGTACGGACTCCACCTGGTAGTAGAGAGGAATCGGCGATCGGCGAGAAATCGCATTCGTCATAACAATATATCTTTCTGTCTCCAGACCAGAACTCCTGCCCAGGATCTCAGATCTCCTGACATCCCCCCTCGCTCTCGCTGAAGTGAATGATTAGGCCGTCGCCGGCGGCTCTGCGACCTCGTAGTGCAGGCGGTAGTTGGTCTCTGGGAAGCAGGGATCGAGGGCGTTGAGCTCGGCGCACAGGGCGCGGAACCCCGTCTCCGGGGAGGGGCCATCCTGCGAGGGCCTCCGTGCGGGCACCGAAGACGGTCGGGTACACCCTAACACTCCTGAAGGCCATCTTCACGGACGCTATCGCGCACGGGCACTTGGACCAGAATCCGGCCGCAGGAGATCGACCGACTGTTGCGGACCCCGGAGGAACCCTGGCGCAACCTCTACCTCGTCGCCATTCACACCGGCCTCCGGCGGGGCGAGCTGTTGGCGTCGCGCTGGAGTAACCTCGACCTGGAACAGCGTCGCCTGTACGTGCGGCGCAGCCTCGGGCGCATCCGCTATGGGAAGAACACCGTGGTGCGAGAGGCGGCGCTGAAAACCCGTTCCTCCCGTCGGACGGTGGACGTCTCTCCTACCGTGGGAGAAGCCCTGCTGGCGCTACCGGCCGGGGATGACCCCGAGCGGGACTTCGTGTTCAGGTCCCAGACCGGCGGCCCGGTTGACCCCGACAACGTGGACCGGGCGCTCAAACGCCACCTGACCCTGGCCGGGCTGCCGCCGATTCGGTTTCATGACCTGCGGCACACCCACGCCAGCCTGCTGATCGCCGCCGGTGTTCACCCGAAGGCGATTCAGGCCCGGCTGGGGCACTCGTCCATCACGGTCACCATGGACCGCTACGGGCACCTGATGCCGTCGGCCTTCGAGGGGGTCGGGGAGCGGCTAGACGCCCTGCTTCAAGGCACCGGCAAGGCACCAACCGCTGCAGGAAGCACGAACGCAGGTCCGGCCCGAAGGCTGGAACCCGCGTCCCTCTTGCTTCCTTGATGGTCGGGGCGGCCCGATTTGAACGGGCGACCTTCTGGTCCCAAACCAGACGCGCTGCCAAGCTGCGCCACGCCCCGACAGGGCGATCGTATCAGAGGCCTTACGGCACCGTCAACGAACCCGTGAAATCTCCGCGCCGGCCTACCGTCCCAGGCTGAACGGCCACGGCAGCGGAATCGCCAGAAGCATCAGGGCCGACCCCAACAACGCCATGTTCTTCATGAAGTTGACCATCTCCATCGTCCTCGTCGAGGGGTCCTGGACCGCCCAGAAGTTGTGCATCTGGAACGAGACTGGGACGAAGAAGATCGCCAGCGCCAGCACCCCGAGCTCGGGCCGAATGCCGAGAAGGATCGACAGCCCGCCGATCAGCAGGAGGACGCCCGTCA
The nucleotide sequence above comes from bacterium. Encoded proteins:
- a CDS encoding DUF4392 domain-containing protein: MAGSDEKLHKMGEAIDSLCSIEITGRGVVRDLYLAARAVQDGPLCLTAAQRLQDRVGPGDVVVIATGLPTYPWFSGEQDGPVGAGALARALVLGLAARPVIVTEEIHLGMCRAAIRGAGLYARDLDDALRLPTTAAVLAFPTDPAEAIHTADRLLDQARPKALIAIERPGANEHGHYHGAKGFRLTEHCAKVDVLFERGRASGIYTLGIGDGGNELGCGLIRNAVVSMVPYAAECKCPCGGSVVPAFLPDHLIISAISNWGAYGIAAALGLLLDRREVLHSRDVDYRIHDLCAAAEANNDGPGLLDPGTDAVPARVHGDFVELLGFMVQSGIDFGRLYKEPRYPWLAI
- a CDS encoding VWA domain-containing protein, with protein sequence MEFIWPLMLWALALAPLLWWGHRILGRRQQRAAGQFAEARLFDQLVVRPPGWQRSLPTACYLIALLLLAVTMARPVAALPIPVNRAAVVIAVDTSKSMIATDAQPTRLEAARRAARALAEIVPRSTRIGLVAFSEYGTVLLPPGTDRTALYEALDRLQPQSATSMGGGILEAVRVLPGRAGGPGDRPTQLIPGSIVIFSDGVSNFGPNPEEAAALARDARVRIFTVGVGRPGGTVMRVEGQLVLVPFDAAGLQRIAQITGGRFFPNTGAEELQELSRLLGRSVGWERTRQEMSFLLMAVAGVFMLAGGALSLFWFGRVP
- a CDS encoding pyridoxal-phosphate dependent enzyme, producing MVQEMADLRRRIAAVPRVRLALLPTPIQHCPNLSRDLGVDLWVKRDDLTGPAFGGNKMRNLEWRMAEAIASGADILVFGVEATSNSARQTTAAANMLGLPMVLVLRGRADVDVQGNLLCDLVLGAEVRILDLPTYHDLDRAVQDLVDELRARGRRPFSLNHGKMFARAAALATVENFLEIQELLEPHGRRPEHIYVSSGGKGLAGLMLAKKALGLPVRVVGIASTSNEDPWESTARIATDAAALLGLPIAVSPGEVEASRDYIGPRYGVPTPEGLDAILAFARREGLVLDPVYTGKAAAGMIDHIHRGLVPQGATVVFIHTGGQPALFAQSQALVEHIRERASRREESEVKGGLV
- a CDS encoding AAA family ATPase, whose amino-acid sequence is MRKVLYEVKRVIVGQDLMLERLLVALLARGHVLLEGVPGLAKTLAIKSAARAIDCEFKRIQFTPDLVPADLVGTRIYNRQTSAFDVELGPVFANFVLADEINRAPAKVQSALLEAMQEGQVTIGKQTFPLPHPFLVMATQNPIESEGTYPLPEAQVDRFMFKVVITYPSRHEEITIVERMSGAPPEVSPAISAAELLQLQAVADAVYVDARIREYSVALATATRRPDEVGLDQLRRYVAYGASPRASLNMVLGARALALLRGREYVMPEDIRDIAPEVLRHRLVLSYEALADGVGPDSLVEQVIAAVPAPRLALGDPYEAQSTAAAGGGLSRGE
- a CDS encoding DUF4352 domain-containing protein, yielding MRRSILLAVKRIITGICLLAVLCLFAGFSLLAPAPARTAAAPSDAWLVVPGQSMGALRLGVPARTLYQTAGWGQPDRTHAAGSVSYLYYDRQRTAAGVRDDQVVLILTTSERYRTERGVGVGQPASAAATAYGAPSSGGGDERVLWYDALGLVLGTGSGTVIRIGVFDPKAFVRALLADERPARDIVLTARPPKYGAAPGAGASGNAGAGGSAGVQARSAMVTVTLKNFGRGAKVLNPNFFSLADRDGETYRYDPSSFRQADACRSTVSVRPGDTGTCSLVFVIPAGRSARTIVFNDGASTDEYYFN
- a CDS encoding ABC transporter permease codes for the protein MALFALRRMLLLAPQTLGVITLIFVVFRLVPGDPAVIVAGPTATQVQVEAIRRDLGLDRPVWLQYLVFLRDLSRGDLGTSLSLRQPVTKVVVGRLGPTLALMVASLLLTVALAVPAGVAAAVRPHGALAQVVMGTSILALSIPNFLVGMILMQVLAVKLRWLPAAGTGGLAFLLMPTIAVAARLVALVSRTTRANVIEVLGEDFVRTARAKGLAARVVLYRHALPPALVPIITMVGLQAGYLLGGSIVVETLFAYQGLGQAMISAVSMRDYFLVQGITLFYVAGFLIINLLVDLSYAAVDPRIRYA
- a CDS encoding DUF58 domain-containing protein; this translates as MPAVELLETPEQLLRRLEFTVVRRLDGFLFGDYRGIFYGPSLDLAEVREYQPGDEVRRIDWNVTARMHRIFVRQYHEERELTAWLLVDLSPSMMFGTRRRLKRDLAIEFAGTAAYIVARHGDKVGAVAFPGRGQPLVPPRAGRRHALRILHSLQQAGPSVSGMADPPGMTDLAGALHAAAGMLRRRHLVFVISDFIAPDGWERPLCELGRRHDVVAAWIRDPAEEVLPDVGLIPVRDPETGRHCWIDTSDARVRSAHEELVSARRASVTAAFRRARVDHLVLSTAATLGDPLVDFVLRRRRRLWSSSGR
- a CDS encoding ABC transporter permease; translated protein: MRLVRVPSVAAGLVLVAGYALVGLFAPWLTPQDPNALDLLTALRPPSAAHWFGTDDLGRDLASRVIVAARADLSIVVLGMLLSLAIALPVGLLAGFAGGRTDRVLIGISDAVLTFPSLVLAVVLVSLLGVGLQSVIVAVGVTTAPALARLIRSLVLTTAGAEYVEAARALGATPLRLIGRHILPNIAGRVIVYATLMGSTAMLTVTALGFLGLGVQPPAPEWGNMLATTRTYLATAPWLLAAPGGAIILFILGLNLLGDGLRDLFDPKLLWRP
- a CDS encoding ABC transporter substrate-binding protein, with protein sequence MKLRAAFRFAIAAVLLGSVSAGAQVDRPLVYAQNVPVTSMDTASAAVGTVYPAGYEPMFLVYDNLAGFNNKMQIVPQLATEWSVSRDDLTWTFRLRRGVTFHDGTPFNADAVVFHIQRQIDPGTNRSNRVLWDPISSVRKVDDFTVEISTRKPYGALLNTLAHGSGGIVSPTAVRRLGDGFGRAPVGTGPYAFERLDVGTELVLRRNDHYWGGRPGFSQIIMRHIPDPTTRIALLVGGRADIINAVPPENVAELQRNPNVEVIAQPALRTFGFAFNLNRPFFQDVRVRHAFNYSVNRGPVIKAIFKDYATPIDSPLSPFTFGYAPISAWPYDVDRAKALLAEAGWRPGPDGVVRKDGKAFEISVLTPIGMLPKDIEVTQAFQHFLRVIGVRATINRVEPAAFWDFLRVPPDRIAWDMVLFGFNPSNADGWYQLSALYESNPTRDALPRQWNFTWYSNPGVDKLLNQAEQTVDLAKRGQFLASAARTIWNDAPWVWLYAENVIVAKRKEIKNVEVWPVIFTVLRNAQP